From the genome of Gracilibacillus salitolerans, one region includes:
- a CDS encoding DUF72 domain-containing protein has translation MTILIGLTGWGDHPTLYENTKDRKYKLSAYSSHFPVVEVDSSFYAIQSTENYQKWVSETPDTFSFVIKAYQSLTGHNRKHLTNREAKELVDAFIHSIQPVIHANKLNTVLFQFPPWFDIKQRNIQKIKKIRQWMGDIPIAIEFRNRSWFEDHQQETLTFLKDLGITHVICDEPQAGEGSVPTVLETTNDRVLIRFHGRNIHGWNNHGQENWREVRFLYRYNQTELQEWVKRIHMLDQQAKEITILFNNNSGGDAADNAKQLLELLDLTYQGLHPKQIDFFDLI, from the coding sequence TTGACAATACTAATTGGGTTAACAGGGTGGGGAGACCATCCCACACTATATGAAAATACAAAGGATAGAAAATACAAATTATCTGCCTACAGTTCACACTTTCCGGTTGTTGAAGTTGACAGTTCTTTTTATGCTATCCAATCTACAGAAAATTACCAAAAGTGGGTGAGCGAAACACCAGATACGTTTTCTTTTGTTATTAAAGCGTATCAAAGCTTAACAGGTCATAACCGTAAACACTTAACCAATCGTGAGGCAAAGGAATTAGTCGACGCCTTTATCCATTCCATTCAACCAGTGATTCATGCCAACAAATTAAATACTGTATTATTTCAGTTTCCACCGTGGTTTGATATAAAACAACGGAATATACAGAAAATCAAAAAAATTAGACAATGGATGGGTGATATACCAATAGCCATTGAATTCAGAAATCGGTCTTGGTTTGAAGATCATCAGCAAGAAACATTGACTTTTCTAAAAGACCTTGGGATAACACACGTAATTTGTGATGAACCACAAGCAGGAGAAGGCTCTGTTCCAACCGTTTTAGAAACAACAAATGACCGTGTATTAATCCGATTCCATGGAAGAAATATTCATGGATGGAATAATCACGGTCAGGAAAATTGGAGAGAGGTTCGATTTTTATATCGTTATAATCAAACAGAATTACAGGAATGGGTGAAGCGTATTCATATGTTAGATCAACAAGCAAAAGAAATAACCATATTATTTAATAATAATTCAGGGGGGGATGCAGCTGATAATGCTAAACAATTATTAGAATTGCTTGACCTAACTTATCAAGGATTACATCCTAAACAGATCGATTTTTTTGACTTAATCTAG
- a CDS encoding twin-arginine translocase TatA/TatE family subunit → MLSSIGIPGLILILVIALVVFGPKKLPEIGKATGETLREFKKSARELTDEEKEQKDNNS, encoded by the coding sequence ATGTTATCTTCTATTGGTATTCCTGGGCTGATTTTAATATTAGTTATTGCATTAGTGGTTTTTGGGCCGAAAAAATTGCCAGAAATCGGTAAGGCAACAGGGGAAACATTGCGTGAATTTAAAAAATCTGCACGTGAATTGACAGATGAAGAAAAAGAGCAAAAAGATAATAATTCGTAA
- a CDS encoding DUF6123 family protein, which produces MKDSEILAYFLENLWTKGFKLTDEEVNFIYFGQKYTNTSIEHVKLALSFTLQLQMSFDRSFYISLLELFSRHDIQNKKEAILLLKQNGLMK; this is translated from the coding sequence GTGAAAGACAGTGAAATATTGGCTTATTTCTTAGAAAATTTATGGACAAAAGGATTTAAATTAACAGATGAAGAAGTTAACTTCATATATTTTGGGCAAAAATATACGAATACTTCCATAGAACATGTCAAGTTAGCGTTATCATTTACTTTGCAGCTGCAAATGTCATTTGACAGAAGTTTTTATATTAGTTTATTGGAGTTATTTAGTCGGCATGATATTCAAAATAAAAAAGAAGCCATCTTGCTTTTAAAACAAAATGGCTTAATGAAATAA
- a CDS encoding YozE family protein — protein sequence MKSFYQFMMRYRGNKQLDDARRLADWMFYDHDFPKHSQDYYEISSYIEWHIPFPEAIATYDHLWDEYIDEVKP from the coding sequence ATGAAGTCTTTTTACCAATTTATGATGCGTTATCGTGGAAATAAACAATTAGATGATGCTCGAAGGTTAGCTGATTGGATGTTTTATGATCACGACTTTCCAAAGCATTCTCAAGATTATTATGAAATTAGTAGTTATATTGAATGGCACATTCCTTTTCCAGAAGCGATTGCAACATATGATCACCTATGGGATGAGTACATAGATGAAGTTAAGCCATGA
- a CDS encoding ribonuclease HI family protein yields MIEVYTDAASQGNPGPSGIGIYIKSGQQQMEEYLFIGDYSNHEAEFIAVIKALELCNERFPDEIISFRSDAKVVVDAIEKKYVKNNIFQSYLNQINQLSSSFPYFFIKWIPEKQNKHADELARKALQLNN; encoded by the coding sequence ATGATTGAAGTCTATACAGATGCTGCCAGTCAAGGAAATCCAGGTCCAAGTGGCATTGGCATATATATAAAATCTGGACAACAGCAAATGGAAGAATATCTATTTATCGGGGACTACTCCAACCACGAAGCAGAATTTATAGCAGTTATTAAAGCATTGGAGTTATGCAATGAGCGCTTTCCAGATGAGATTATTTCTTTTAGATCTGATGCAAAAGTTGTTGTAGATGCCATTGAAAAAAAATATGTAAAAAATAATATATTTCAGTCCTATTTAAATCAGATTAATCAATTATCAAGTTCTTTTCCCTATTTTTTTATAAAATGGATTCCTGAGAAACAGAATAAACATGCGGATGAATTAGCGCGAAAAGCTCTTCAATTGAATAACTAA
- the tatA gene encoding twin-arginine translocase TatA/TatE family subunit, whose translation MLSNIGFPGLILILLIALIIFGPSKLPEIGKAVGHSLREFKKATNDLMNEEKDNSGK comes from the coding sequence ATGTTATCTAATATTGGCTTTCCAGGGTTAATTTTAATATTACTTATAGCATTGATTATTTTTGGTCCTTCTAAACTACCAGAGATCGGTAAAGCTGTTGGCCATTCTTTACGTGAGTTTAAGAAAGCTACCAATGATCTTATGAATGAAGAGAAAGATAACTCAGGCAAATAG
- a CDS encoding cytochrome c oxidase subunit 2A: MKPEQDNTLRETFSNPKQDNTLKGTLISVLLLGAFIIISWFVVFGIFISR, encoded by the coding sequence ATGAAGCCAGAACAAGATAACACATTAAGAGAAACATTTAGCAACCCAAAGCAAGATAACACATTAAAAGGAACATTGATTTCCGTTCTATTATTAGGGGCTTTTATTATCATTAGCTGGTTTGTTGTTTTTGGAATATTTATTAGTCGTTGA
- a CDS encoding THUMP domain-containing class I SAM-dependent RNA methyltransferase yields the protein MKNTVTLIATAAMGLEAVVANEVCQLGYEDVAVENGRVTFEADHYAIARCNLWLRTADRVKLLIGEFEAKTYDELFEGTKALPWEQYIPEDGKFPVTGKSHKSTLYSVPDCQSIVKKAIVEKLKQKHGIASWLEESGAEYKIEAALLKDKVTITLDTSGAGLHKRGYRVGQGDAPLKETLAAALVQLTNWRVDEPFYDLFCGSGTIPIEAALIGQNIAPGFNRSFSAEEWQFINSAIWDKALEEAEDLANYDQPLAIYGSDLDPKMIDIARENAMEAGLADLVQWKQMQATDFHSNESGGYIVSNPPYGERIGDKKEVEEMYQKLGVALKDYPTWSIYILTANEKFEALFGQKASKKRKLFNAFIKTDYYQYFGKKIGK from the coding sequence ATGAAAAATACAGTTACCTTAATTGCGACAGCAGCGATGGGATTAGAAGCGGTTGTGGCAAATGAAGTATGTCAATTAGGGTATGAAGACGTGGCAGTTGAAAATGGCAGAGTAACCTTTGAAGCGGATCATTATGCAATTGCTCGTTGTAATCTCTGGTTACGAACAGCAGATCGTGTGAAATTACTGATAGGGGAATTTGAAGCAAAAACCTATGATGAATTGTTTGAAGGGACTAAAGCGTTACCGTGGGAGCAATATATTCCGGAAGATGGTAAGTTCCCCGTGACAGGAAAATCACATAAATCTACATTATATAGTGTTCCAGACTGTCAATCGATTGTTAAAAAAGCTATTGTTGAAAAATTAAAACAAAAGCATGGAATTGCTAGCTGGTTGGAAGAATCAGGTGCAGAATATAAAATAGAAGCAGCTCTCTTAAAGGATAAAGTAACAATAACTTTAGATACATCTGGCGCCGGTTTACATAAGAGAGGATACCGTGTAGGGCAGGGTGATGCACCATTAAAAGAAACACTTGCTGCAGCATTAGTTCAATTAACCAACTGGCGAGTAGATGAGCCATTTTATGATTTGTTTTGTGGTTCAGGAACGATTCCTATTGAAGCTGCATTAATTGGACAAAATATCGCTCCTGGTTTTAATCGATCCTTTTCCGCAGAAGAGTGGCAGTTTATTAACTCGGCTATTTGGGACAAGGCTTTAGAGGAAGCGGAGGATTTAGCTAATTATGATCAGCCGCTTGCGATATACGGATCTGATCTTGACCCTAAAATGATCGACATTGCCCGGGAAAATGCGATGGAAGCAGGGCTTGCTGATTTAGTACAATGGAAACAAATGCAGGCTACGGACTTTCACTCTAATGAAAGCGGGGGGTATATTGTCAGTAACCCGCCATACGGTGAACGAATTGGAGATAAAAAAGAAGTTGAGGAGATGTATCAAAAGCTTGGGGTAGCGTTAAAAGATTATCCGACTTGGAGTATTTACATTCTCACTGCAAATGAAAAATTTGAAGCACTATTCGGTCAAAAAGCCTCTAAAAAACGAAAATTGTTTAATGCGTTTATAAAAACGGATTATTATCAGTATTTTGGGAAGAAAATAGGAAAGTAG
- a CDS encoding queuosine precursor transporter: MSNELLWIIFAIINFALLLFMYRVFGKAGLFVWIGMSTVIANIQVLKTVEMLGLVATLGNITYGTVFLATDILNENHGKKEAKKAVWMGFSSLLIMTIVMQFVLRFTPHADDFAQGSLETIFELIPNISIGSMLAYVVSQYIDVWIYGKIKQLLPSNKYLWIRNNGSTMISQFIDTLIFCSIAFYDVHQFDVWLNILFTTYIIKFVVSALDTPFLYIAKKIKPKIEHK; this comes from the coding sequence TTGTCAAACGAACTATTATGGATTATATTTGCAATTATAAATTTTGCGTTATTATTATTTATGTACCGTGTGTTTGGGAAAGCCGGATTATTTGTGTGGATAGGTATGTCTACAGTAATTGCTAATATTCAGGTGTTAAAAACAGTTGAAATGCTCGGTTTAGTAGCTACGCTGGGGAATATTACATATGGAACAGTATTCTTAGCTACGGATATATTAAACGAAAATCACGGTAAAAAAGAAGCGAAAAAAGCTGTGTGGATGGGATTCTCTTCCCTGCTTATTATGACCATTGTGATGCAATTTGTGTTACGATTCACACCGCATGCAGATGATTTTGCACAAGGGTCATTAGAAACTATCTTTGAGTTGATTCCAAATATTTCCATCGGAAGTATGTTGGCATATGTTGTCAGTCAATATATTGATGTTTGGATCTATGGTAAGATAAAACAATTATTACCTTCCAATAAGTATTTATGGATCCGCAATAACGGTAGCACGATGATCAGTCAGTTTATTGATACACTTATTTTCTGTTCGATTGCATTTTATGATGTACATCAATTTGACGTATGGCTCAATATTTTATTTACAACTTATATTATTAAATTCGTTGTATCAGCATTAGACACACCATTCTTATATATAGCCAAAAAAATAAAGCCTAAAATTGAACATAAATAA
- a CDS encoding cold-shock protein has protein sequence MENGVVKWFNAEKGYGFIQLEEGNDVFVHYSAIQQEGFKTLEEGQEVKFEIVEGERGPQAANVEKK, from the coding sequence ATGGAAAACGGTGTAGTAAAATGGTTCAACGCAGAGAAAGGCTATGGATTTATTCAATTGGAAGAAGGAAATGATGTATTTGTACATTACTCCGCTATTCAACAAGAAGGTTTCAAAACACTAGAAGAAGGTCAAGAAGTAAAATTTGAAATCGTTGAAGGCGAAAGAGGACCACAAGCTGCTAATGTAGAAAAAAAATAA
- a CDS encoding dihydrofolate reductase: protein MISLLFAMGKNRVIGKDNTLPWHLPNDLKFFKELTTSHAIIMGRKTFESMNGPLPNRDNIVLTTNKEFEHEQCKVIHSVDAIKEMDKANPEKEWFVIGGEEIFKQVLDFADRIYMTYIDEEFEGDTFFPVFDGHKWPITKKEKGKKDEKNRYDYYFIQYDRKK, encoded by the coding sequence ATGATATCATTATTATTTGCAATGGGAAAAAACCGAGTGATTGGAAAAGATAATACGTTACCATGGCATTTACCTAACGATCTTAAATTTTTCAAAGAATTAACCACGTCTCATGCTATCATTATGGGACGAAAAACCTTTGAGTCCATGAATGGACCTCTGCCGAATCGTGATAATATTGTTTTAACGACTAATAAAGAGTTTGAACACGAACAATGCAAAGTGATTCATTCTGTTGATGCAATTAAAGAAATGGACAAAGCCAATCCTGAAAAAGAATGGTTTGTGATCGGTGGCGAAGAAATTTTCAAGCAAGTGCTTGATTTTGCAGACCGAATTTATATGACCTATATTGATGAAGAGTTTGAAGGCGACACTTTTTTCCCTGTCTTTGATGGACATAAGTGGCCTATAACAAAGAAAGAAAAAGGCAAAAAGGACGAGAAAAATCGCTACGATTATTATTTTATACAATACGATCGGAAAAAGTAA
- a CDS encoding b(o/a)3-type cytochrome-c oxidase subunit 1, translated as MIEKHLSISSKEARLIMAHMYVAFISLLVGGLMGLLQTFVRSGTFNLPFGIGYYQILTAHGVILALVLTTFFIIGFQFALMSKTVGISDKQRLSAWIGFWTMLIGTLLTAGTILTGKANVLYTFYAPLKAFPTFYIGLALVVVGSWIACFTNFRQLAVWKKAHKGGKSPLLAFMVVINMLLWFIATLGVAATVLIQFIPWSLGMVDSINVLVSRTLFWYFGHPLVYFWLLPAYMAWYAIIPKIIGGKIYSDALARLSFVLFLMFSIPVGFHHQLTEPGIDPLWKFIQVVLTFMVIIPSLLTAFSMFATFEMAGRSKGFTSLFGWIRALPWKDVRFFAPVVGMLAFIPAGTGGIINASHQMNQVIHNTIWVTGHFHLTVGTTVILTFFGIAYWLIPSLTGRKLTKKINTLGIIQTIVWSVGMFIMSGAMHIAGLLGAPRRSAYSTYTGAEQVDTWIGYQLAQAIGGTILFIGIVLMVYIFFYMVFGAPKGEASFPIAEVSEEAEPTPQYLENWKLWIGITIALILFAYTIPFIDIIQHSPPGSEGFENLIR; from the coding sequence ATGATTGAAAAACATTTATCGATTTCATCAAAAGAAGCCCGCCTGATAATGGCTCATATGTATGTAGCTTTCATCTCTTTATTGGTTGGTGGCTTAATGGGTCTATTACAGACGTTTGTTAGATCAGGCACATTTAATTTGCCGTTCGGTATTGGTTATTATCAGATTTTAACAGCACATGGTGTCATTTTGGCACTTGTTTTAACAACATTTTTTATTATTGGATTTCAATTTGCCTTAATGAGTAAGACGGTCGGTATATCAGACAAACAGCGATTAAGTGCATGGATTGGTTTCTGGACCATGCTGATTGGTACACTGCTGACTGCTGGTACGATTCTTACCGGTAAAGCAAATGTACTTTATACTTTTTATGCACCATTAAAGGCATTTCCAACTTTTTATATTGGCTTGGCTTTAGTAGTAGTTGGCAGCTGGATTGCTTGCTTTACCAATTTCCGGCAATTAGCTGTTTGGAAAAAAGCACATAAAGGTGGAAAATCACCACTCTTAGCATTTATGGTTGTTATCAATATGTTGTTGTGGTTTATTGCGACTTTAGGCGTTGCCGCAACAGTATTAATCCAATTTATACCATGGTCACTTGGAATGGTAGATTCTATAAATGTTCTTGTCAGTCGTACACTGTTCTGGTATTTTGGTCACCCATTAGTTTATTTCTGGTTGTTGCCTGCATATATGGCGTGGTATGCCATTATTCCAAAAATTATTGGGGGTAAAATTTATAGTGATGCACTAGCAAGACTTTCTTTCGTATTGTTTTTAATGTTCTCTATTCCCGTTGGTTTTCACCATCAGTTAACAGAACCAGGAATTGATCCATTATGGAAATTCATTCAAGTAGTGTTAACGTTTATGGTTATTATACCATCTCTATTAACAGCATTTTCCATGTTTGCTACATTTGAAATGGCTGGAAGAAGTAAAGGTTTTACAAGCTTATTTGGATGGATTAGAGCATTACCATGGAAGGACGTTCGATTCTTTGCGCCAGTTGTAGGGATGCTTGCTTTTATTCCCGCAGGCACAGGTGGGATTATTAATGCTTCTCATCAGATGAACCAGGTAATTCATAATACGATTTGGGTGACAGGGCATTTTCATCTTACTGTTGGAACGACGGTTATCCTCACCTTCTTTGGAATTGCTTACTGGTTAATTCCTTCACTTACGGGAAGAAAGTTAACGAAGAAAATCAATACGCTAGGGATCATTCAAACGATTGTTTGGAGCGTAGGAATGTTCATCATGTCAGGAGCTATGCATATAGCCGGATTATTGGGGGCACCAAGAAGATCTGCATATTCAACCTATACTGGTGCTGAACAAGTGGATACATGGATCGGCTATCAACTAGCTCAGGCTATCGGTGGGACAATTCTATTTATCGGAATAGTATTAATGGTATATATTTTTTTCTATATGGTTTTTGGAGCACCTAAAGGTGAAGCAAGTTTTCCAATTGCAGAAGTTTCTGAAGAGGCTGAGCCTACACCACAATATTTAGAAAACTGGAAATTGTGGATTGGTATCACAATTGCCTTAATTCTATTCGCCTATACGATACCATTTATCGATATCATCCAGCATTCCCCACCAGGTTCAGAAGGTTTTGAGAATTTGATAAGATAA
- a CDS encoding thymidylate synthase, whose translation MSISEQNYLDLCKKVLAEGTKKDDRTNTGTLSIFGHQMRFDLQEGFPLLTTKKVPFRLIVSELLWFIKGDTNIRYLLKHNNNIWNEWAFKNWVESDEYNGPDMTDFGHRSLQDPEFKKAYNQQMEIFKANILEDDAFASKFGDLGSVYGKQWRAWKTSRGETIDQLKDVIEAIKHNPYSRRHIVSAWNPEDVPSMALPPCHTLFQFYVADGKLSCQLYQRSGDIFLGVPFNIASYALLTLLVANECGLEPGEFIHTFGDAHIYANHLEQVETQLEREQRPLPTVSIKEGVSIFDIELEDIKLDNYQPHPAIKAPVAV comes from the coding sequence ATGTCAATTAGTGAACAAAACTACTTAGATTTATGCAAAAAAGTACTCGCAGAAGGAACAAAAAAAGATGATCGCACAAACACAGGTACTTTATCGATATTTGGTCATCAAATGCGCTTTGATTTACAGGAAGGATTCCCTTTACTAACAACTAAAAAAGTACCTTTTCGTTTAATTGTTAGTGAATTATTGTGGTTTATCAAAGGTGATACGAATATTCGTTACCTTTTAAAGCATAATAACAATATTTGGAATGAATGGGCTTTTAAGAACTGGGTGGAAAGCGACGAGTACAATGGACCTGATATGACAGATTTCGGTCATCGTTCACTACAGGATCCCGAGTTTAAAAAAGCATATAATCAGCAAATGGAAATATTTAAAGCTAACATTTTAGAAGACGACGCTTTTGCAAGCAAATTTGGTGATTTAGGCTCGGTATATGGAAAACAATGGCGTGCTTGGAAAACTTCACGAGGAGAAACAATTGATCAATTAAAAGATGTAATCGAGGCGATTAAACATAATCCATATTCGAGAAGACATATTGTTTCTGCATGGAATCCAGAAGATGTTCCAAGTATGGCACTACCGCCATGTCATACCCTTTTTCAATTTTATGTAGCAGATGGTAAATTAAGCTGTCAGTTATATCAGCGAAGCGGTGACATCTTTTTAGGTGTACCTTTTAATATTGCTAGTTATGCATTGCTAACACTATTGGTTGCTAATGAATGTGGTTTAGAGCCAGGGGAATTTATTCATACATTCGGTGATGCACATATTTATGCCAACCATCTTGAACAGGTGGAAACCCAATTAGAACGTGAGCAAAGACCGTTACCAACGGTTTCTATCAAAGAAGGTGTATCCATTTTTGATATCGAACTGGAAGACATTAAGTTGGACAATTATCAACCACATCCCGCAATAAAAGCACCAGTCGCAGTATAA
- the tatC gene encoding twin-arginine translocase subunit TatC — translation MKQDKTLPNEKEMGYLDHFAELRNRMLWTALVFILSFIGGLYFVEDIRDFFLNDIDITLNLISPEEIIWIIFMIAFVVAFAATLPFLCMQLWLFVKPGLTKKEQRISLVYIPVIFILFVSGLAFGYFIFIKLILPFVLSLNDGMFDTMFTVENYFRFIFRVTLPFAVFFEVPVITMFLTSLGMVTPQFLSKTRKYGYFILIIIGTMISPPDFILQIVVAIPLIILYEISIILSRIVYRKKQEKHREFMNN, via the coding sequence ATGAAGCAAGACAAAACATTACCAAATGAGAAGGAAATGGGGTATTTAGACCATTTCGCCGAATTACGCAATCGTATGTTATGGACCGCACTAGTATTTATATTATCTTTTATTGGCGGTCTGTATTTTGTGGAAGATATTAGAGATTTCTTTTTAAATGATATAGATATCACATTAAATCTGATTTCTCCAGAAGAAATCATCTGGATCATCTTCATGATTGCCTTTGTCGTTGCCTTTGCTGCAACATTACCATTTCTATGTATGCAATTATGGTTATTTGTTAAACCAGGTCTAACGAAAAAAGAGCAACGCATTTCCTTGGTTTATATTCCAGTTATTTTTATTTTATTCGTATCTGGACTTGCCTTTGGCTATTTCATTTTTATTAAGCTGATTCTTCCATTTGTATTATCATTGAATGATGGAATGTTTGATACGATGTTCACAGTTGAAAACTATTTCCGCTTTATATTTAGAGTGACATTACCGTTTGCTGTATTCTTTGAAGTTCCGGTTATAACTATGTTTTTAACGAGTTTAGGGATGGTTACACCACAATTTTTAAGCAAAACGAGAAAGTACGGGTATTTTATCCTTATTATTATCGGAACCATGATTTCACCACCAGATTTTATATTGCAAATCGTGGTTGCCATTCCTTTAATTATACTTTATGAAATCAGTATTATATTATCGCGAATTGTTTATCGCAAAAAGCAAGAAAAACATCGTGAATTTATGAATAATTAA
- a CDS encoding YolD-like family protein, producing the protein MVHDRGKIKWASLMLPEHVEMLQDFFSEEAPKEKPVLNEDYINEMELTLQQAIHDKKKVELSYYQNGSIKSVIGHIIKIQPTERKITVQEATMKQKVPFENIVAIRTIE; encoded by the coding sequence TTGGTACATGATCGAGGTAAAATAAAATGGGCTTCTTTAATGCTGCCTGAACATGTTGAAATGCTTCAAGATTTCTTTTCCGAAGAAGCCCCTAAGGAAAAGCCAGTTTTAAATGAAGATTATATCAATGAAATGGAACTAACCTTACAACAGGCGATTCACGATAAGAAAAAGGTAGAACTAAGTTATTATCAAAATGGTTCTATTAAGTCGGTTATTGGACATATTATTAAGATCCAACCAACAGAAAGAAAGATAACCGTTCAAGAAGCAACTATGAAACAGAAGGTTCCATTTGAAAATATTGTAGCTATAAGAACTATTGAATGA
- a CDS encoding C40 family peptidase has protein sequence MMLQDQISRVVKHSVAYSFAFSQPFSFYVDAYPMMQNEILEQSNMLQYGMQHESVRVLQHKLQRLSYYDSSIDGEFGVLTEYALKKFQEEHLLDQNGKADENTVKAIINKEEDYYENILLEHELAFSIGDRGDDVKEVQEALFYFGYYRDNIDGIYGEKSNEAVKAYKQDKGMEIHHIEAEIHEETIETPQVAYVEVVDQTEQESINKQSDNTTNKEPEANKESSVKEENTSSFETSVNASQIISSAKNHIGTPYLWGGTSTSGFDCSGYLQHVFNQLGANLPRTVSEIWNATKHVDQPSIGDLVFFETYKPGPSHAGIYLGDGKFIHAGESNGVEISELNISYWSERYLGSKRVILD, from the coding sequence ATGATGTTACAAGATCAAATATCACGAGTAGTAAAACACTCCGTCGCTTATAGCTTTGCATTTAGCCAACCTTTTTCTTTTTATGTCGATGCCTATCCAATGATGCAAAACGAGATACTAGAGCAATCGAACATGCTGCAATACGGTATGCAGCATGAATCGGTTCGGGTGCTGCAACATAAATTACAAAGATTATCGTACTATGATTCGTCTATTGATGGAGAGTTTGGTGTTTTGACAGAATATGCATTAAAGAAATTCCAAGAAGAGCATTTATTAGATCAAAATGGAAAAGCAGATGAAAATACGGTAAAAGCCATTATAAATAAGGAAGAAGATTATTATGAAAATATATTACTAGAACATGAACTAGCATTTTCAATTGGTGATCGTGGTGACGATGTCAAAGAAGTGCAAGAAGCTTTATTCTACTTTGGTTACTATCGTGATAATATCGATGGAATATATGGCGAAAAATCCAACGAGGCAGTGAAAGCTTATAAACAGGATAAAGGTATGGAAATTCACCATATTGAAGCCGAAATTCACGAGGAGACCATTGAAACACCACAAGTAGCATATGTAGAAGTAGTAGATCAAACTGAACAGGAGTCCATAAATAAGCAATCAGATAACACAACCAACAAAGAGCCAGAAGCTAATAAAGAATCTTCAGTAAAAGAAGAAAATACATCATCTTTTGAAACATCGGTGAATGCAAGTCAAATCATTTCCAGTGCTAAAAATCATATAGGCACACCATATCTATGGGGTGGCACATCCACTTCAGGATTTGATTGTAGTGGTTATTTACAGCATGTATTTAATCAATTAGGTGCAAATCTCCCACGAACTGTAAGCGAAATATGGAATGCGACCAAGCATGTTGATCAACCATCTATAGGGGATTTAGTGTTTTTTGAAACCTATAAACCAGGTCCATCTCATGCTGGTATTTATTTGGGCGATGGTAAGTTTATTCACGCTGGTGAATCAAATGGTGTAGAAATTAGTGAATTAAATATAAGTTATTGGTCTGAAAGATACTTAGGTTCCAAACGAGTCATACTAGATTAA
- a CDS encoding cytochrome c oxidase subunit II: protein MHIHKYEKLWLIFGVGSLILFLVILAIGAFYKEIHPPSHMDTIDPKNVQEHESFKEENLGLRQVGENEYIVNVLSSGFYYDLGKDENDKAVNTIRIPVGAKVLFQTTSTDVVHGFQIAGTNVNMMVEPGHISTLETVMQKPGTYTLLCNEYCGSGHHYMAATVEVFEP from the coding sequence ATGCATATTCATAAGTATGAAAAACTGTGGTTAATTTTTGGTGTTGGTTCCCTGATATTATTTTTAGTAATTCTAGCAATTGGAGCATTCTATAAAGAGATACACCCGCCTAGTCATATGGATACGATTGATCCGAAAAATGTACAGGAACACGAAAGTTTCAAAGAAGAAAATCTTGGATTACGCCAAGTTGGTGAAAATGAATATATTGTCAATGTTCTGTCCTCTGGTTTTTACTATGATTTAGGCAAAGACGAAAACGATAAAGCAGTTAATACAATCAGAATTCCAGTAGGCGCGAAAGTATTGTTTCAAACTACTTCAACAGACGTTGTTCATGGATTTCAAATTGCCGGAACGAACGTTAATATGATGGTAGAACCAGGGCATATCAGTACATTGGAAACTGTTATGCAAAAACCGGGAACTTATACATTGTTATGTAATGAATATTGCGGTAGTGGTCACCATTATATGGCAGCAACCGTGGAGGTGTTTGAACCATGA